One genomic segment of [Phormidium] sp. ETS-05 includes these proteins:
- a CDS encoding thiazole synthase, which yields MLTIPATPAAAERFSSGYLESIDQPLVIAGRQFKSRLFTGTGRYRNLEEMRQAIDASGCEIVTVAVRRVQTNADGHAGIAEAIDWSKIWMLPNTAGCQTAEEAIRVARLGREMAKLLGQEDNNFIKLEVIPDAKYLLPDPIGTLEAAEQLVKEGFAVLPYINTDPLLAKRLEDVGCATVMPLGSAIGSGQGIQSQANIQIIIENAKVPVVVDAGIGVPSEAALALEMGASAVLINTAIAQAQNPAAMARGMAMAVEAGRLAYLAGRIPIKTVAAASSPSRELSIDN from the coding sequence ATGTTAACTATTCCTGCGACTCCGGCGGCTGCGGAGCGGTTTTCTTCTGGTTATCTAGAAAGTATCGACCAACCTTTAGTTATTGCTGGGCGTCAGTTTAAATCTCGGTTGTTTACGGGGACTGGTCGCTATCGCAATTTGGAGGAAATGCGCCAAGCTATAGATGCTAGTGGTTGCGAAATCGTCACGGTGGCAGTGCGGCGGGTGCAAACTAATGCTGATGGTCATGCTGGCATTGCTGAGGCTATAGATTGGTCGAAAATCTGGATGCTGCCTAATACTGCTGGCTGCCAAACTGCGGAAGAAGCGATTCGGGTGGCGAGATTGGGTCGGGAAATGGCGAAGTTATTGGGGCAGGAGGATAATAATTTTATTAAGTTGGAAGTGATTCCCGATGCGAAATATCTGCTGCCTGACCCGATCGGCACTTTGGAAGCGGCGGAGCAGTTGGTGAAAGAGGGTTTTGCGGTTTTGCCTTATATTAATACTGACCCGCTGTTGGCAAAGCGTTTGGAGGATGTGGGTTGTGCCACGGTGATGCCTTTGGGGTCGGCGATCGGCTCTGGTCAGGGTATCCAAAGTCAAGCCAACATCCAGATTATTATTGAAAATGCCAAAGTGCCGGTAGTGGTGGATGCGGGGATTGGTGTGCCTTCTGAGGCAGCTTTGGCTTTGGAAATGGGAGCCTCGGCGGTGTTGATTAATACGGCGATCGCTCAAGCTCAAAATCCCGCTGCAATGGCGAGAGGGATGGCAATGGCGGTAGAAGCCGGTCGTTTAGCTTATCTCGCCGGTCGCATTCCCATCAAGACGGTGGCTGCAGCCTCTTCCCCCTCACGGGAACTGTCAATTGATAATTGA
- the psb34 gene encoding photosystem II assembly protein Psb34, translating into MPYTEDNGLLNNFAKEPKMYTAQPMNSSEKRNSLVLVILGSVLVIGLISVAFFATQIS; encoded by the coding sequence ATGCCCTATACAGAAGACAATGGACTGCTCAATAACTTTGCCAAAGAGCCCAAAATGTACACTGCCCAACCCATGAACAGCAGTGAAAAGCGCAACTCTCTGGTACTGGTTATTTTAGGTAGCGTTTTAGTTATCGGTTTAATATCTGTCGCCTTCTTTGCTACCCAAATTAGTTAA
- a CDS encoding DUF29 family protein, which yields MTQELIDLKTCLIEGRYAEALEMVEELESMSKKEISRKIKSFLRILLIHLIKTQIEQRLTNSWASSIRTAIREIQDINQKENKSSYYVNDDEWDNLADEILESAIADASDEVLNGKYSRAQLASILDKPAIIATAVNFLNLTYSYSAKELPAIMDEYLSQLPGGDIWLNRGN from the coding sequence ATGACCCAAGAATTAATCGACTTAAAAACCTGCCTCATTGAGGGACGCTACGCTGAGGCTTTGGAAATGGTAGAAGAACTGGAATCTATGAGCAAAAAAGAAATTAGCCGCAAAATTAAATCTTTTTTGCGAATTTTGTTAATTCACTTAATTAAAACTCAGATTGAGCAACGGTTAACCAATTCTTGGGCAAGTTCGATTAGAACCGCTATCCGAGAAATCCAAGATATCAACCAAAAAGAAAACAAAAGCTCATATTATGTAAATGATGATGAATGGGATAATTTAGCTGATGAAATCCTGGAATCTGCTATTGCTGACGCTAGTGATGAAGTGCTGAACGGCAAATATAGCCGCGCCCAACTAGCATCAATCTTAGACAAACCGGCAATCATCGCCACGGCGGTAAATTTTCTTAACCTCACTTACAGTTATTCCGCCAAAGAATTACCCGCTATCATGGATGAATATTTATCCCAATTGCCGGGAGGCGATATCTGGTTAAATCGAGGAAACTGA
- a CDS encoding tetratricopeptide repeat protein, which produces MAILGRIEVLEAQSQHQVEELGNAYLSLGNLYRDVISSGASSGECLEVAIAAYERVLPLLDSQTPSAQMGANITLQADLGNDVGNFYWMLSRFRPSNNDKISCLEMSANAYQKALEQAKLNQRISAQGTIENNLGTVFGELARYREPVANLERSIAAYKEALLIRQAELETAILSPGATQEMHNSAAKAYAATQNNLGTAYWNLAQHGEPVAHLQAAIAAYKEALEFYHPQEQPLDYGMIHNNLGTAYWNLSQHEDTKENLLLAIGAYQVALMYRTAKVAPAQSAATHNNLGTAYSHLGKISKDEPALRLQFFSEAIAAYTNAVDIATTMQQSATNGKTPPPLAFDIFAAHNNLGLAHYHLATETPEDSLDQQSRQSHLDAALHHHVQAYTGWSEQKSELSKTAFGYLLQTIRGFYSQLGIQGQSRALSGVPGHLLPEIMSRL; this is translated from the coding sequence TTGGCAATTTTAGGGCGTATTGAGGTGTTAGAGGCTCAGTCTCAGCATCAGGTGGAGGAGTTGGGCAATGCTTATCTGAGTTTGGGGAATTTGTATCGGGATGTCATTAGCTCTGGGGCCAGTTCTGGGGAATGTCTGGAGGTGGCGATCGCTGCCTATGAGCGGGTGTTGCCACTTTTGGACAGCCAAACGCCGTCAGCCCAGATGGGTGCCAACATAACTCTACAGGCTGATTTAGGCAATGATGTGGGCAATTTCTACTGGATGCTTTCCCGGTTCCGCCCTAGTAATAATGATAAGATATCATGTTTAGAAATGAGCGCTAATGCTTATCAAAAAGCGCTAGAACAAGCTAAATTAAATCAGAGAATTTCGGCTCAAGGGACAATTGAAAATAACTTGGGTACGGTGTTTGGTGAGTTGGCGCGGTATCGGGAACCGGTAGCTAATTTAGAGCGGAGTATCGCTGCTTATAAAGAGGCGTTGCTGATTCGTCAGGCCGAACTAGAAACGGCGATTCTCAGTCCCGGTGCTACTCAAGAAATGCACAATAGTGCGGCTAAGGCATATGCGGCAACCCAGAATAATTTGGGGACAGCTTATTGGAATTTGGCACAGCATGGGGAGCCGGTGGCGCATCTGCAGGCGGCCATTGCGGCGTACAAAGAGGCGCTGGAATTTTATCACCCTCAAGAGCAGCCCCTAGATTATGGCATGATTCATAATAATTTGGGCACGGCTTACTGGAATTTGTCCCAGCATGAAGATACTAAGGAAAATTTGTTGTTGGCGATCGGGGCGTATCAAGTGGCCCTGATGTACCGCACTGCCAAGGTTGCTCCTGCCCAAAGTGCTGCCACTCATAATAACTTAGGTACGGCTTATTCCCATTTGGGGAAAATCTCCAAAGATGAACCCGCCTTGCGGCTGCAGTTCTTCTCAGAGGCGATCGCCGCTTACACCAACGCCGTTGATATCGCCACCACCATGCAGCAGAGTGCCACTAATGGCAAAACGCCTCCTCCTCTAGCCTTTGATATCTTTGCGGCGCATAATAATCTAGGTTTAGCTCACTATCACCTCGCCACGGAAACACCAGAGGACAGTCTCGACCAGCAAAGCCGCCAAAGCCATTTAGACGCAGCTTTGCACCACCATGTGCAAGCCTATACCGGCTGGAGCGAGCAAAAATCGGAGTTGTCCAAAACTGCCTTTGGCTACTTGCTGCAAACTATCCGTGGTTTTTATAGCCAATTGGGTATTCAGGGTCAGTCCCGGGCTCTGTCTGGAGTCCCTGGACACCTGCTGCCAGAAATTATGAGCCGCTTGTAG
- a CDS encoding UPF0175 family protein — protein sequence MTVKLNIPDSIVQSIRLPENRIEAELLKELAVALYSQEMISFARARELARMGHYEFGQLLGTRQVMRYYGQEELDEDFNYARSE from the coding sequence ATGACTGTTAAACTGAATATCCCTGATTCGATCGTCCAATCTATTCGCTTACCAGAAAATAGAATTGAGGCGGAACTTCTCAAAGAATTGGCGGTGGCTTTATATAGCCAAGAAATGATCTCGTTTGCTAGAGCCAGAGAATTGGCGAGAATGGGACATTATGAATTTGGTCAGTTATTGGGAACCCGCCAGGTGATGCGTTACTACGGGCAAGAGGAATTGGACGAGGACTTCAACTATGCTCGTAGTGAGTAA
- a CDS encoding DUF29 family protein, which yields MTQELIDLKTCLIEGRYTEALEIVDELEAMSKQAILAKIQSDLLILIIHLIKNQVEQRLTNSWASSIRTAIREIKKHNLKDNKSSYYLNADEWQQLLEEEIIESAIADASDEVLNGKYSRAQLASMLDKPAIIATAVNFLNLTYSYSAKELPAIMDEYLSQLPGGDIWLNRGN from the coding sequence ATGACCCAAGAATTAATCGACTTAAAAACCTGCCTCATTGAGGGACGGTACACCGAGGCTTTGGAGATTGTGGATGAGCTAGAAGCTATGAGCAAACAGGCAATTTTAGCCAAAATTCAATCTGATCTGCTCATCTTAATCATTCATCTGATTAAAAATCAAGTGGAACAGCGATTAACCAACTCTTGGGCTAGTTCGATTAGAACCGCCATCAGAGAAATCAAAAAACACAACTTAAAAGACAACAAAAGCTCATATTATCTTAATGCAGATGAATGGCAACAGCTTTTAGAAGAGGAAATTATCGAATCTGCGATCGCTGACGCCAGTGATGAAGTGCTGAACGGCAAATATAGCCGCGCCCAACTAGCATCCATGTTAGACAAACCGGCAATCATCGCCACGGCGGTAAATTTTCTTAACCTCACTTACAGTTATTCGGCCAAAGAATTACCCGCTATCATGGATGAATATTTATCCCAATTGCCGGGAGGCGATATTTGGTTAAATCGAGGAAATTAA